CGCCGATGGTGGTCGAAGGTGTGACGGTCGGTTCCATCCAGGTCACCAACAAGGTCACGGACGAGGGCATCTTCACGGACCGCGACCGCGAGCTGCTGGAAGGGCTCGCCTCGGGCGCCGCCGTGGCCCTGCGCAACGCGCAGCTTCACGGGGCGGAGAAGCGTGCGCGCGACCTGGCGACGCTGCTCGAGATCAGCCGCGAGATCACTTCGACGCTCGACATGGACCGGCTGCTCCAGTCGGTAGTGAACCTCGCGGGGCGCGCCCTCACGTTCGAGCAGGCCGCCATCGGCCTCTATCAGAAGGGGAAGTGCGAGATCCGCGCCATCGCCGGCGAGGAGCAGGTGGACGAGGAGAACGAGCGCACCAAGCGGCTGGCCATGTGGGGAGAGTGGGTGGCGCGGCGCGGCGAGGCGTTCTACCTGTCCGACCGGGACGCGCCGGGGAGCGACTCGGAGGCAGCGTTCGTCGAGGCGTTCGGCGCGGACCTGGACAGCGAAGCGCTCAAGAGCGGCCTCTACCTGCCGCTCAAGGACGAGCAAGGCACGCTCGGCGTGCTGATGTTCGAGTCCTCGCAGCCGGACTTCGTCTCGCCCACGCAACGAGAACTGGCCGAGATCCTGGCGAACCAGGTCACCGTCTCGCTCCGCAACGCCGAGCTGTACAACCAGGTACCGCTGGTGGACGCGCTCGGAGCACTTGCCGCGAAGAAGCGCGCGCTGATGGCGATGCCTCGCCGCCGCGTTCAGCTGTACGCGACCGCGGTCGTTGCGGGTGTGGTGCTGCTCACCCTGGTGCGCTGGCCGTTCCGGGTGAAGGCCGCCGACCCGGTCTTCCGGGCGTCGATGTATGCCGAGGCGCGGACGCTGGTTCCTGGGGTGATCGAGCGGACCTTCGTTCGCGAGGGATCGGAGGTGACCCGCGGCGCCCCGCTGGCACACCTGCGCGACGCCGAGTTCCGCGCCGAGCGCGAAGCGGCGGCTGCCGCGGCTGCAGTGGCTGACCGGATCGCGGCCACGGCCGAAAGCCGCGGCAACGCCGCGGAGGCGCAAATGCAGCGGGCGCGCGTGGCATCTCTCCGGCGGGAGGTCACCTTGCTCGACGAGCAGATCGCCGCGACCACGGTTCGGGCCCCGGTGTCCGGCATCGTGCTCACGCCGAGGCCCGAGGAGCGGATGGGCGCGCATCTCGACGCGGGCGATCTCGTGGTCGCGCTCGGGCGCACCGATTCGCTCGAGCTCGAGTTCGGCGTAGCGCAGCAGGAGATAGGTCGCGTGGCGAAGGGTCAGCCGGTGGTCGTGCGCGTGGACGCGGTCCCGCAGCGGACCTTCGAGG
This genomic window from Gemmatimonadales bacterium contains:
- a CDS encoding GAF domain-containing protein, which produces MDDEQDLTSAPTEDLRDELERLRLLHAISMEFTASLDFDTLLPKVFDRVLTALGAQGGSIWIAEGDVLRCKLAMGSASQKLVDTTVPIGSGFVGDVARKQRSTIVSNAMQDPRFEMQSSRMSGFITTTLLATPMVVEGVTVGSIQVTNKVTDEGIFTDRDRELLEGLASGAAVALRNAQLHGAEKRARDLATLLEISREITSTLDMDRLLQSVVNLAGRALTFEQAAIGLYQKGKCEIRAIAGEEQVDEENERTKRLAMWGEWVARRGEAFYLSDRDAPGSDSEAAFVEAFGADLDSEALKSGLYLPLKDEQGTLGVLMFESSQPDFVSPTQRELAEILANQVTVSLRNAELYNQVPLVDALGALAAKKRALMAMPRRRVQLYATAVVAGVVLLTLVRWPFRVKAADPVFRASMYAEARTLVPGVIERTFVREGSEVTRGAPLAHLRDAEFRAEREAAAAAAAVADRIAATAESRGNAAEAQMQRARVASLRREVTLLDEQIAATTVRAPVSGIVLTPRPEERMGAHLDAGDLVVALGRTDSLELEFGVAQQEIGRVAKGQPVVVRVDAVPQRTFEGLVSFIGQVPADGGRSVRFPVRAVLANPEGMLRPGMAAHAKVLTGRMSVAGRVLRGPVRWLRLLWWRLWA